A region of Anticarsia gemmatalis isolate Benzon Research Colony breed Stoneville strain chromosome 10, ilAntGemm2 primary, whole genome shotgun sequence DNA encodes the following proteins:
- the Vang gene encoding strabismus domain-containing protein Vang, translating to METESVRSELSGRSRRSSRHRQHTHRSTRSTKSQRKESSDNTMAPFQTSVNINPEMGRDGQEVIEVQILPQDENWGENTTAVTGNTSEGSQSMEDVGNWPMESDNGIGFVCTRYFGTTIALGLSFVSFVSPLAMVVLPKIGFFPGLTDNIALQPSQRIQLLACTAECKGILLSLAFKLVLLAIGVWAVFLRPRNAILPRIFVFRAMTLVILAVCIFSYWLFYIVQITEATKALAVGEEAMDYNALVSYVSSFADTLLFIHYIAVILMEIRHLEPVYYVKIVRSPDGESRSYAIGQLSIQRAAVWVLQKYYTEFPIYNPYLEKIPISKSQRKAQSSIKFYEVDGSTNATPGQARSTTGSMGGGSRRRDSGSAHNERYYEEAERERRVRKRRARLLSAAEDAFAHVRRVRVSAANGGALGPREAAQAVFPSLARALQKYLRATRQQPRHSADSVLAHLARCLSQDASPRAFLEPFLVEGPVLSADQETRPIQRWSLISDELLARPLADNIEFQLRQGDVSLICTIKQLPKFSLTEEVVDPKSNRFILRLNSETSV from the exons ATGGAAACGGAGTCGGTGAGGTCTGAGCTGAGCGGCCGGTCACGGCGGAGTTCGAGACACCGGCAGCATACGCATCGGAGCACTCG GAGCACAAAATCTCAAAGGAAAGAGAGCAGTGACAACACAATGGCGCCATTTCAAACCAGTGTAAATATCAACCCAGAGATGGGCAGAGACGGTCAGGAAGTGATTGAAGTCCAGATCTTACCGCAAGATGAAAACTGGGGGGAAAACACCACAGCCGTAACTGGCAACACTTCGGAAGGCTCACAGTCCATGGAGGATGTTGGCAACTGGCCTATGGAGTCCGATAATGGCATCGGTTTCGTATGCACAAGATACTTTGGAACTACTATAGCTTTGGGACTGTCTTTCGTGTCATTTGTGAGTCCGTTAGCCATGGTTGTGTTGCCAAAGATAGGCTTCTTCCCAGGACTGACTGATAATATAGCACTGCAACCGAGTCAGAGGATACAGTTGCTAGCCTGCACTGCCGAATGTAAAGGAATCCTGCTTTCTCTAGCATTTAAATTAGTCTTATTAGCTATTGGAGTCTGGGCTGTGTTCCTAAGACCAAGAAATGCAATACTGCCTCGAATATTCGTCTTTAGAGCTATGACGCTAGTAATCCTAGCGGTCTGTATATTTTCGTATTGGTTGTTCTACATTGTGCAAATAACTGAAGCAACAAAAGCCCTTGCGGTTGGTGAGGAAGCAATGGATTACAACGCATTAGTTTCTTACGTATCAAGCTTTGcagatacattattatttatacattatatagCTGTTATTTTGATGGAGATTAGGCATCTAGAGCCTGTGTATTATGTGAAAATTGTAAGGAGTCCGGATGGTGAAAGCAGGTCTTATGCTATCGGACAATTGAGTATACAAAGGGCAGCTGTGTGGGTGTTACAGAAGTACTATACAGAGTTTCCGATATACAATCCTTATTTGGAGAAGATTCCTATTTCTAAATCTCAGAGGAAGGCGCAGTCTAGTATAAAGTTTTATGAAGTGGATGGATCTACTAATGCTACACCTGGACAAGCTAG GTCGACGACGGGGTCGATGGGCGGCGGCAGTCGGCGGCGTGACTCGGGCTCGGCGCACAACGAGCGCTACTACGAGGAGGCCGAGCGCGAGCGCCGCGTGCGCAAGCGTCGCGCCCGCCTCCTGTCCGCCGCTGAGGACGCCTTCGCGCATGTGCGCCGGGTGCGAGTGTCCGCTGCTAACG GAGGTGCTTTAGGTCCTCGTGAAGCAGCGCAAGCCGTGTTTCCCTCGCTGGCCCGTGCGTTGCAGAAGTACCTGCGAGCTACGAGGCAGCAGCCGAGACATTCTGCTGACTCA GTCCTCGCCCACTTAGCTCGCTGCCTCTCGCAAGACGCATCACCGCGCGCCTTCCTCGAGCCATTCCTAGTTGAAGGTCCAGTACTCTCCGCCGACCAGGAAACCAGGCCCATACAGCGATGGTCTCTGATCTCAGACGAGCTCCTCGCAAGACCGCTAGCAGACAACATAGAATTCCAACTGCGCCAAGGTGACGTATCGCTCATATGTACGATAAAACAGCTGCCAAAGTTCAGTCTGACAGAAGAGGTCGTTGACCCCAAGAGCAACAGGTTCATTTTGAGGTTAAACTCTGAAACGTCAGTTTGA
- the LOC142975872 gene encoding uncharacterized protein LOC142975872 yields MENQPNGNSSQAERGESRVEDLHLDRIVASQPEIGPTPPDGGYGWLIVVSAVIYHVTVPALLSMYGIIILKAIREEGHEDTEPLKIWDVDIALVPVIAVVIRLLLESWCRAVVKIFNMPRFMALAGLCLTVAGVLLSSHSTDAASNDHIVNIFSGIFIGAGCALTGQQTEVIITHYFREKLTMAQRIVRMAPSVGNCLVPILVGFLCKQHTGDVVVMVYGAIVMQNCVFLASYSRPIYIERVIRHTYNMLRDAVEDEDEVIFSNQSRPGQANAPQTVESIASGPSQSNAQEEDATDVVVFNSRKNAKEILDPSVQYRENRTASNQPRFSSDFSSMFEGPPNRFSSDFGTLDVTNYTRVGYQELENIDRQNPQPLYRETTMNAPQGSVVFAAEVSPGTARRTASMKKNFITITNMLLDINFYLYALLHLCTTFSILILGVVFPPLIWEQNPSMNIWSVSTLIAVAHGSALCFIMLCVVLPKSINEKARLCAAFCVCGAIGFYGITLSSNKSLLVVWCMLASFSTAASSILQQPLYNSTLNEFDTTATLTASNAKVAIFIMVWSLLHNYEYKTCFLTASLLQIVTACMFFALSFRRRR; encoded by the exons ATGGAAAACCAGCCAAATGGGAATTCGAGTCAAGCGGAAAGGGGTGAGAGTAGGGTAGAGGACTTACATTTAGACAGAATAGTTGCTTCACAGCCCGAGATAGGGCCTACACCACCAGACGGTGGTTACGGGTGGTTAATAGTTGTATCAGCGGTGATATATCATGTCACGGTACCAGCCCTTTTGTCTATGTACGGAATAATCATATTGAAAGCGATACGGGAAGAGGGGCACGAAGACACGGAACCATTGAAGATCTGGGATGTGGACATAGCATTAGTGCCGGTGATAGCGGTGGTGATAAGACTGCTGCTGGAGTCATGGTGCAGGGCGGTGGTGAAGATCTTCAACATGCCGAGGTTCATGGCTCTGGCAGGGCTGTGCCTCACTGTGGCAGGAGTCCTCCTCTCCAGCCACTCCACAGATGCTGCCAGCAACGATCACATAGTGAACATATTCTCTGGCATATTCATAG GTGCTGGCTGCGCTCTAACCGGACAGCAAACCGAAGTGATAATAACTCACTACTTCAGAGAAAAGTTGACCATGGCTCAGAGAATAGTCAGAATGGCTCCTTCAGTCGGCAACTGCCTCGTACCCATCCTCGTGGGTTTCTTATGCAAACAACACACAGGAGACGTCGTGGTCATGGTCTACGGAGCCATTGTTATGCAGAACTGCGTATTCTTAGCGTCGTATTCCAGACCTATTTACATCGAAAGGGTCATAAGACATACGTACAATATGCTTCGAGACGCAGTCGAAGATGAGGACGAAGTAATCTTCTCAAATCAAAGTAGACCTGGACAGGCAAACGCACCGCAAACAGTAGAAAGTATAGCTTCTGGACCTTCCCAGAGTAATGCTCAAGAAGAAGATGCAACTGACGTAGTAGTATTTAACTCTAGAAAGAACGCCAAAGAGATTTTAGACCCTTCTGTACAGTATAGGGAGAATAGGACAGCTTCGAACCAGCCAAGATTTTCTTCTGACTTTAGTTCCATGTTTGAGGGTCCTCCTAACCGTTTTTCATCAGATTTTGGCACACTAGACGTAACCAATTATACGAGAGTAGGCTATCAAGAGCTTGAGAACATTGACAGACAGAATCCCCAACCTTTATACAGAGAGACAACAATGAACGCGCCACAAGGAAGCGTAGTTTTTGCAGCAGAAGTGTCTCCAGGCACTGCTAGAAGAACAGCATCTATGAAGAAGAATTTCATAACTATTACGAATATGTTGTTAGATATCAATTTCTATTTGTACGCGTTGTTACACCTTTGTACTACGTTCTCCATTTTGATCCTCGGAGTGGTGTTCCCACCTTTGATCTGGGAGCAGAATCCTTCAATGAACATTTGGTCG GTGTCAACATTAATAGCAGTGGCGCACGGATCAGCACTATGTTTCATCATGCTTTGTGTGGTACTGCCCAAATCCATCAATGAAAAGGCCAGGCTCTGTGCAGCTTTCTGCGTGTGCGGTGCTATAGGCTTTTATG GTATAACCTTATCATCAAACAAGAGCCTTCTAGTAGTCTGGTGCATGCTGGCCAGCTTCTCCACGGCTGCCTCCAGCATCCTTCAACAGCCATTATACAATAGTACGTTAAACGAATTCGATACAACGGCAACACTGACCGCGTCGAACGCAAAAGTTGCCATATTCATCATGGTATGGTCGTTACTTCACAATTATGAGTATAAGACCTGTTTCTTAACGGCCAGTTTGCTGCAAATCGTGACTGCTTGCATGTTTTTTGCACTGTCCTTTAGAAGACGAAGGTAA
- the LOC142975871 gene encoding SCY1-like protein 2 yields MDVFNKFYSSVSNTVSQLSGVLPGNPVTREFEATQFVASAGPGLLWKIYKGYKKSTKQEASIFVFEKKHLDRWTKGDRDIMLETLRRGISQLTKLRHPQILTVQHSLEESRESLAFATEPVFASLANILGNTENMPHPIPHHLVNYKLYELEIKYGLMQIAEGLTFLHNDVKLLHHNICPESIVVNQQGAWKIFGFDFCVSNQATSGSSPFWPFNEYCPAMHPLTQPVLDYLAPEYVLSATHSPASDLYSLGMVIYALHSTGHQSLGNVGSDYSKFKRFVNELRNLPASRLSCVADGLREYVKLMLNATPELRPDPHQFLKIPYFEDIGVKTLNYLDSLFQWDNLQKSQFYKGLPQIIQKMPHRICIYRILPCLTKEFINPPMVPFVLPNVLLIAENSTKEEYVKYILPVLKPVMLIQDPIQILLIFMQKMELLLKLTPGEEVKSDILPMLYRALESDAQQIQELCLSVLPTFASLIDYPAMKNALLPRIKKLCMGTNYISVRVNCLLCLGKLLEHLDKWLVLDEIIPFLPQIPSREPAVLMGILGIYKLALSHSKLGITKEVMATKVLPFLIPLCVENGLTLNQFNALITLVKQMISKVETEHRAKLEQLNSIQNESKVMEHSLSPPGDSLVSAPPPQTELDKMFTGLGIDPFSFNQPKDKPESVPTQTENRPLTIEDKQRIAQQQESVRKFVHQPKPTAIPAPPRPLHKPVDLTNSLLQSNLNQLSKPIPHTASSHLPSTPSVLPITNNHFSTSGIPNSNYTYQNQFQGFDNQLALPSTAWTSPSGANFNNKWANNQTNQTNMKQDWSAFESLLPTANNTSATNNNVKKLTDNEMMDLLS; encoded by the exons ATGGATGTGTTTAACAAGTTCTATTCGTCGGTCAGTAATACAGTTTCGCAGTTATCTGGTGTTCTTCCTGGGAATCCAGTGACGAGGGAGTTTGAAGCTACTCAGTTTGTTGCAAGTGCTGGACCAG GATTACTATGGAAAATCTACAAAGGCTACAAGAAATCAACAAAACAGGAGGCTTCAATATTCGTGTTCGAGAAAAAACACCTGGACCGATGGACCAAAGGCGACAGAGACATAATGCTGGAGACACTACGGCGAGGGATCTCTCAGCTCACGAAACTGCGACACCCACAAATACTCACTGTACAACACAGCCTCGAGGAAAGCAGAGAAAGCCTTGCCTTTGCCACAGAGCCCGTCTTCGCAAGCCTTGCAAACATCTTAGGCAACACAGAAAACATGCCACATCCCATCCCACACCACTTAGTCAACTACAAACTCTATGAACTAGAAATTAAATATGGATTGATGCAAATCGCTGAAGGATTGACGTTCCTACACAATGATGTGAAACTCCTACATCATAATATTTGTCCGGAGTCGATTGTAGTGAACCAGCAAGGAGCTTGGAAGATATTTGGCTTCGATTTCTGCGTGTCTAACCAGGCTACGTCTGGGTCGTCTCCATTTTGGCCGTTTAATGAATACTGTCCAGCTATGCATCCGTTAACTCAGCCAGTTCTTGATTACCTTGCACCAGAGTATGTGCTCTCGGCTACACATTCACCTGCTAGTGACTTGTATTCGTTAGGTATGGTGATATATGCTTTACATAGTACTGGACACCAGTCACTGGGTAACGTTGGGTCGGATTACTCGAAGTTCAAGCGGTTTGTGAACGAGTTGAGGAATCTTCCTGCGTCGAGGCTGTCGTGTGTGGCCGATGGATTGAGAGAGTATGTGAAACTGATGCTGAATGCTACGCCAGAGTTGAGGCCGGATCCTCATCAGTTTTTGAAG ATACCATACTTCGAAGATATCGGCGTCAAAACTCTCAACTACCTAGACTCTTTATTCCAATGGGACAACCTACAAAAATCACAGTTTTACAAAGGCTTACCACAGATTATACAGAAGATGCCTCACAGGATCTGCATATACAGGATCCTTCCATGTCTTACCAAAGAGTTTATCAACCCGCCAATGGTTCCATTCGTACTGCCAAATGTACTACTCATTGCAGAAAATTCTACAAAAGAAGAATATGTGAAATACATCCTGCCAGTGCTAAAACCGGTGATGTTGATACAAGACCCGATACAGATACTTCTAATATTCATGCAGAAAATGGagcttttattaaaactgaCTCCGGGAGAAGAGGTTAAGTCTGACATACTACCGATGTTGTACAGAGCATTGGAGTCAGATGCTCAACAAATTCAGGAACTGTGCTTGTCTGTATTGCCTACTTTTGCTTCGTTAATAGACTACCCGGCTATGAAGAATGCGTTGTTGCCTCGTATAAAGAAATTATGTATGGGTACTAACTATATCTCGGTGAGAGTGAATTGTTTGCTATGTTTGGGCAAACTATTGGAGCATTTGGACAAATGGTTGGTGTTGGATGAGATTATACCGTTTTTGCCGCAAATACCGTCGAGGGAACCTGCTGTATTGATGGGCATTTTAG GTATCTACAAGCTAGCACTAAGTCACTCAAAGCTCGGTATCACTAAGGAGGTGATGGCGACTAAGGTGTTACCGTTCCTCATTCCCTTGTGCGTGGAGAACGGGCTCACGTTGAACCAGTTTAATGCGCTCATCACGCTGGTCAAACAAATGATATCTAAGGTGGAAACTGAGCATAGAGCTAAGCTGGAACAGTTGAATTCTATACAGAATGAATCTAA AGTAATGGAGCACTCCCTCTCACCTCCGGGCGACTCCCTGGTATCAGCGCCACCGCCCCAGACGGAACTTGACAAGATGTTCACCGGTCTAGGCATAGACCCCTTCTCCTTCAACCAGCCTAAGGACAAACCTGAAAGTGTGCCGACACAGACTGAGAACAGACCGCTCACTATTGAAGATAAACAAAG gatAGCACAACAGCAAGAATCAGTAAGAAAGTTCGTGCATCAACCCAAACCGACCGCCATACCGGCACCACCCAGGCCTTTACACAAACCTGTGGACCTCACCAACTCACTGCTGCAGTCAAACCTCAACCAGCTATCCAAACCAATCCCACATACCGCATCCTCACACCTACCTTCCACTCCTAGCGTACTACCTATCACAAACAACCATTTCAGCACTTCAGGAATACCAAACTCTAACTACACTTACCAAAACCAGTTCCAAGGTTTCGATAACCAGTTAGCCTTACCTTCAACTGCTTGGACATCACCCTCAGGAGCcaatttcaacaataaatgGGCAAACAACCAAACGAATCAGACAAATATGAAGCAGGACTGGTCCGCTTTTGAATCTCTATTACCAACGGCCAATAATACTTCAGcaactaataataatgtaaaaaaattaacgGATAACGAAATGATGGATTTGTTGAGTTAA